The following coding sequences lie in one Cyanobacterium sp. Dongsha4 genomic window:
- a CDS encoding DUF1176 domain-containing protein, which produces MNRFCLYILILLLFGCQKETKENSEPEAIIITPEEKQVIIGKIYENQKEIKLCNQERDQALSIDSTEIYPLNENQYLVEILCFLGAYQGNYQYLLYNPVDSTIEKISFATFRDNPQNLQLTNTFTLNGSPEFDPVSQTLFLEAKSRGLGDCGSFVVYHWQNGEFTLKEYRYKSDCDGVYLSPEKYPLIYP; this is translated from the coding sequence TTGAATCGTTTTTGCTTATATATCTTAATTTTGTTATTGTTTGGTTGCCAAAAAGAAACTAAAGAAAATTCCGAGCCAGAAGCAATTATTATTACTCCAGAAGAAAAGCAAGTAATTATCGGCAAAATTTATGAAAATCAGAAAGAGATAAAACTGTGTAATCAAGAAAGAGACCAAGCCTTATCCATTGATTCTACAGAAATTTATCCTTTAAATGAAAATCAGTATTTAGTAGAGATTCTATGTTTTTTAGGGGCGTATCAAGGTAACTATCAATATCTGTTATATAATCCTGTTGATTCAACCATAGAAAAAATTAGTTTTGCCACTTTCAGAGATAACCCCCAGAATTTACAGTTAACTAACACTTTCACTCTTAATGGCTCTCCAGAATTTGATCCAGTTAGTCAAACTCTCTTTTTAGAGGCGAAGTCTAGGGGTTTGGGAGACTGTGGTAGCTTTGTGGTTTATCATTGGCAAAATGGCGAATTTACCTTGAAAGAATACCGCTATAAGTCTGATTGTGATGGAGTTTATCTATCTCCTGAAAAATATCCGCTTATTTATCCTTGA
- the metK gene encoding methionine adenosyltransferase yields MSRSYLFTSESVTEGHPDKICDQISDTILDALLAQDTSSRVAAEVVVNTGLVLITGEITSQANVNYVDLARKKIAEIGYTDASNGFSANSCAVLVALDEQSADIAQGVNQAQEKRESLSEDELDSIGAGDQGIMFGYACNETPELMPMPISLAHRLSRRLATVRKSGELPYLGPDGKTQVTIAYENDQPVGIDTILISTQHSETIGNITDNDKIQATLKEAIQEVVINPVFSDLNLKPSDKTRFLLNPTGKFVIGGPQGDSGLTGRKIIIDTYGGYSRHGGGAFSGKDPTKVDRSASYAARYVAKNIVAAGLAGKCEVQLSYAIGVAQPVSILIETFGTSTVSEDKLLPLVKANFDLRPAGIIQMFDLRNLPAQRNGRFYQDVAAYGHFGRIDLDLPWERTDKAAILRDSISQNLAFTNA; encoded by the coding sequence TTGAGTCGTAGTTATCTTTTTACGTCCGAGTCCGTTACAGAGGGGCATCCGGACAAAATCTGTGACCAAATTTCCGACACTATCTTAGATGCTTTATTAGCTCAAGATACATCTAGTCGAGTTGCGGCTGAAGTAGTTGTTAATACTGGTTTAGTCTTAATTACTGGGGAAATTACCTCTCAAGCCAATGTTAACTATGTGGATTTAGCCCGTAAAAAAATTGCTGAAATTGGCTATACTGACGCTAGTAACGGTTTTTCTGCCAATAGTTGTGCCGTTTTAGTGGCTTTAGATGAACAATCCGCCGATATTGCCCAAGGAGTTAATCAGGCACAGGAAAAACGGGAATCTCTCAGTGAAGATGAATTAGACAGTATTGGTGCTGGAGATCAGGGTATCATGTTTGGTTATGCTTGTAACGAAACTCCTGAATTAATGCCCATGCCCATTAGTTTAGCTCACCGCTTATCAAGACGTTTAGCAACGGTGAGAAAATCTGGAGAATTACCTTATTTAGGTCCTGACGGTAAAACTCAAGTTACCATTGCCTATGAAAATGATCAACCTGTGGGTATTGACACCATTCTCATTTCTACTCAACATAGTGAAACTATCGGCAATATTACCGATAATGATAAAATTCAGGCTACCTTAAAAGAAGCTATCCAAGAAGTGGTAATTAATCCTGTATTTTCGGATTTAAACCTAAAGCCTTCTGATAAAACTCGTTTCTTACTCAATCCTACTGGAAAATTTGTGATTGGTGGTCCTCAAGGGGATTCTGGTTTAACGGGTCGTAAGATTATTATTGATACCTATGGTGGTTATTCTCGCCATGGAGGTGGTGCTTTTTCTGGAAAAGATCCCACAAAAGTCGATCGCAGTGCCTCTTATGCCGCTCGTTATGTAGCAAAAAATATAGTTGCGGCTGGTTTAGCTGGTAAATGTGAAGTACAACTTAGCTATGCCATCGGAGTTGCTCAACCTGTTAGTATTTTAATTGAGACTTTTGGCACTTCTACCGTTTCTGAAGATAAATTATTACCTTTAGTTAAAGCTAACTTTGATTTACGCCCCGCAGGTATTATTCAAATGTTTGATTTAAGAAACTTACCTGCCCAGAGAAATGGTCGTTTTTACCAAGATGTTGCCGCTTATGGGCATTTTGGCAGAATTGACTTAGATTTACCATGGGAACGTACAGATAAGGCGGCTATTCTTAGAGATAGTATCAGTCAAAATCTTGCATTCACCAACGCATAA